One window from the genome of Nomascus leucogenys isolate Asia chromosome 12, Asia_NLE_v1, whole genome shotgun sequence encodes:
- the KCNA3 gene encoding potassium voltage-gated channel subfamily A member 3, whose protein sequence is MDEHLSLLRSPPPPSARHRAHPPQRPASSGGAHTLVNPGYAEPAAGPELPPDMTVVPGDHLLEPEVADGGGAPPQGGCGGSGGGCDRYEPLPPSLPAAGEQDCCGERVVINISGLRFETQLKTLCQFPETLLGDPKRRMRYFDPLRNEYFFDRNRPSFDAILYYYQSGGRIRRPVNVPIDIFSEEIRFYQLGEEAMEKFREDEGFLREEERPLPRRDFQRQVWLLFEYPESSGPARGIAIVSVLVILISIVIFCLETLPEFRDEKDYPASTSQDSFEAAGNSTSGAPAGASSFSDPFFVVETLCIIWFSFELLVRFFACPSKATFSRNIMNLIDIVAIIPYFITLGTELAERQGNGQQAMSLAILRVIRLVRVFRIFKLSRHSKGLQILGQTLKASMRELGLLIFFLFIGVILFSSAVYFAEADDPTSGFSSIPDAFWWAVVTMTTVGYGDMHPVTIGGKIVGSLCAIAGVLTIALPVPVIVSNFNYFYHRETEGEEQAQYMHVGSCQHLSSSAEELRKARSNSTLSKSEYMVIEEGGMNHSAFPQTPFKTGNSTATCTTNNNPNSCVNIKKIFTDV, encoded by the coding sequence ATGGACGAGCACCTCAGCCTTCTGCGCTCGCCGCCGCCGCCCTcagcccgccaccgcgcccaccctCCCCAGCGCCCAGCGAGCAGCGGCGGTGCCCACACGCTGGTGAACCCCGGCTACGCGGAGCCCGCCGCAGGCCCCGAGCTGCCGCCCGACATGACCGTGGTGCCCGGGGACCACCTGCTGGAGCCGGAGGTGGCCGATGGTGGAGGGGCCCCGCCTCAAGGCGGCTgtggcggcagcggcggcggctgCGACCGCTACGAGCCGCTGCCGCCCTCACTGCCGGCCGCGGGCGAGCAGGACTGCTGCGGGGAGCGCGTGGTCATCAACATCTCCGGGCTGCGCTTCGAGACGCAGCTGAAGACCCTCTGCCAGTTCCCCGAGACGCTGCTGGGCGACCCCAAGCGGCGTATGAGGTACTTCGACCCGCTCCGCAACGAGTACTTCTTCGACCGCAACCGGCCCAGCTTCGACGCCATCCTTTACTACTATCAGTCCGGGGGGCGCATCCGCCGGCCGGTGAACGTGCCCATCGACATTTTCTCCGAGGAGATCCGCTTCTACCAGCTGGGCGAGGAGGCCATGGAGAAGTTCCGCGAGGACGAGGGCTTCCTGCGGGAGGAGGAGCGGCCCTTGCCCCGCCGCGACTTTCAGCGCCAGGTGTGGCTGCTCTTCGAGTACCCCGAGAGCTCCGGGCCGGCCCGGGGCATCGCCATCGTGTCCGTGCTGGTCATCCTCATCTCCATTGTCATCTTCTGCCTGGAGACGCTGCCGGAGTTCCGCGACGAGAAGGACTACCCCGCCTCGACGTCGCAAGACTCATTCGAAGCAGCCGGCAACAGCACGTCGGGGGCCCCCGCAGGAGCCTCCAGCTTCTCCGATCCCTTCTTCGTGGTGGAGACGCTGTGCATCATCTGGTTCTCCTTCGAGCTGCTGGTGCGGTTCTTCGCTTGTCCTAGCAAAGCCACCTTCTCGCGAAACATCATGAACCTGATCGACATTGTGGCCATCATCCCTTATTTTATCACTCTGGGTACCGAGCTGGCCGAACGACAGGGCAATGGACAGCAGGCCATGTCTCTGGCCATCCTGAGGGTCATCCGCCTGGTGAGGGTCTTCCGCATCTTCAAGCTCTCGCGCCACTCCAAGGGGCTGCAGATCCTCGGGCAAACGCTGAAGGCGTCCATGCGGGAGTTGGGGTTGctcatcttcttcctctttattGGGGTCATTCTTTTCTCCAGCGCGGTCTACTTTGCCGAGGCAGACGACCCCACTTCAGGTTTCAGCAGCATCCCGGATGCCTTCTGGTGGGCAGTGGTAACCATGACAACAGTGGGTTATGGCGATATGCACCCAGTGACCATAGGGGGCAAGATTGTGGGATCTCTCTGTGCCATCGCCGGTGTCTTGACCATCGCATTGCCAGTTCCTGTGATTGTTTCCAACTTCAATTACTTCTACCACCGGGAGACAGAAGGGGAAGAGCAAGCCCAGTACATGCACGTGGGAAGTTGCCAGCACCTCTCCTCTTCAGCCGAGGAGCTCCGAAAAGCAAGGAGTAACTCGACTCTGAGTAAGTCGGAGTATATGGTGATCGAAGAGGGGGGTATGAACCATAGCGCTTTCCCCCAGACCCCTTTCAAAACGGGCAATTCCACTGCCACCTGCACCACGAACAATAATCCCAACTCTTGTGTCAACATCAAAAAGATATTCACCGATGTTTAA